From one Lycium ferocissimum isolate CSIRO_LF1 chromosome 7, AGI_CSIRO_Lferr_CH_V1, whole genome shotgun sequence genomic stretch:
- the LOC132065420 gene encoding pentatricopeptide repeat-containing protein At2g15820, chloroplastic isoform X4 — MVRILNAQRKWFRQQDGTYIAVHCMRIRENEAAFRVYKWMMQQHWFRFDFALATKLADYLGKERKHLKCREIFDDIINQGRVPCESTFHILIIAYLSSPEPSVLDEACSIYNRMVHLGGYKPRLNLHNSLFKALLGKTQGSSKHFLKQAEFIYQNLNSSGLEIHRDIFGGLIWLHSYQDVVDMERIDVLRAEMQSRGIKESKEVIVSVLRACSKDGNVEEAEKTWSRLVNPPSQAFVYRMEVYAKIGKPTKSFEVFRRMQEQLGSTSVAAYHKIIEVLSKYQKLDLADSIMSEFINSDTKQLIPSFIDLMGMYSVAGLHEKLESTFLRYREVCPPNLTIFNIYLDSLVHTGNLKPAEEIFKEMRSDVAIGVNSRSCNSILRGYLTSGEYVKAEKIYNLMCQKKYEIEIESSLMERLVYFLSLREKVVEEPIRPKLTPEQREVLTGLLLGGLQIIRSDGKKRLHAIHFEFNEELKVHSILKGHIHDKFHEWLGSHDDIPSSFTTISHSYFTFYADQFWPDGHPCIPKLIHRWLSPRVLAYWYMYGGYRTSSGDILLRVKGSPEGVVSIVKALKVKSLDCRVKKRGRVFWIGFLGNNATFFWKMVEPFILDELKELLKAGGNLDGSLGPEFGEKNSDYSDADTL; from the exons ATGGTTAGGATTCTTAATGCACAGAGGAAATGGTTTAGGCAACAAGATGGGACTTATATTGCTGTTCACTGTATGCGTATTCGCGAAAATGAAGCTGCTTTTAGG GTTTACAAATGGATGATGCAGCAACATTGGTTTCGATTTGATTTTGCTCTAGCTACGAAGCTAGCAGATTACTTGGGTAAGGAACGAAAGCACTTGAAGTGCCGGGAGATTTTTGATGACATAATTAATCAGGGGCGAGTGCCTTGTGAATCTACATTCCATATTCTCATTATTGCCTATCTTAGTTCACCTGAACCATCGGTGTTAGATGAAGCATGTAGCATCTACAATCGCATGGTGCACTTGGGAGGTTATAAGCCTCGACTTAACTTACACAATTCTCTTTTCAAAGCTCTTTTGGGGAAGACACAGGGCTCGAGTAAACACTTTTTGAAACAGGCTGAATTTATATACCAGAACTTGAATTCCTCTGGATTGGAAATACACAGAGATATTTTTGGCGGTCTTATATGGCTTCACAGTTATCAAGATGTGGTGGATATGGAAAGAATTGATGTGCTAAGGGCAGAGATGCAATCAAGAGGAATTAAGGAGAGCAAAGAGGTAATTGTTTCAGTTTTAAGAGCTTGCTCAAAGGACGGGAACGTGGAGGAAGCAGAAAAAACTTGGTCAAGACTCGTCAATCCTCCTTCTCAAGCTTTTGTTTATCGAATGGAAGTCTACGCAAAGATCGGAAAACCTACAAAGTCATTTGAAGTATTTAGGAGGATGCAGGAACAACTGGGGTCCACCTCCGTTGCAGCATACCATAAAATAATAGAAGTGTTGTCTAAATATCAAAAACTAGACCTTGCAGATTCTATCATGTCCGAGTTCATAAACAGTGATACGAAACAGCTGATCCCATCATTCATCGATTTGATGGGGATGTACTCTGTTGCAGGTTTACACGAGAAACTAGAATCTACCTTTCTCCGGTACCGTGAAGTCTGCCCTCCGAATTTAACGATTTTTAACATTTATTTGGATTCGTTGGTGCACACTGGCAATCTAAAACCAGCTGAAGAAATCTTCAAAGAAATGCGCAGTGACGTGGCCATTGGTGTTAATTCTCGTTCTTGCAACAGTATTTTGAGAGGCTATCTGACCTCTGGAGAGTATGTGAAGGCAGAAAAGATATACAATTTGATGTGCCAAAAGAAATACGAGATCGAGATTGAATCTTCGTTGATGGAAAGACTTGTCTATTTTCTAAGCTTGCGGGAGAAAGTCGTTGAAGAACCTATTAGGCCGAAGCTCACACCAGAACAACGAGAAGTTTTGACGGGGTTGCTTCTCGGGGGTTTGCAAATTATTAGATCAGATGGAAAGAAGAGATTGCATGCAATACATTTTGAGTTTAATGAAGAGTTGAAAGTCCATTCCATTTTAAAGGGACACATACATGATAAATTTCACGAATGGTTAGGCTCTCATGATGACATCCCTAGTTCTTTTACTACCATTTCACATTCTTATTTTACTTTCTATGCTGATCAGTTTTGGCCCGATGGACATCCTTGTATACCAAAACTTATACATAGATGGTTGTCGCCTCGTGTTCTTGCTTATTGGTATATGTATGGTGGTTACCGGACATCATCTGGTGATATTCTATTGAGAGTAAAGGGAAGTCCAGAGGGTGTTGTGAGTATTGTTAAAGCACTGAAAGTCAAATCATTAGATTGTCGAGTGAAAAAGAGGGGGAGAGTCTTTTGGATAGGTTTTCTGGGGAACAATGCTACATTCTTTTGGAAGATGGTAGAGCCCTTTATTCTTGATGAATTAAAGGAACTCCTTAAAGCAGGTGGCAACTTAGATGGATCCCTAGGGCCGGAGTTTGGCGAGAAGAATTCAGATTATAGTGATGCTGACACGTTGTAG
- the LOC132065420 gene encoding pentatricopeptide repeat-containing protein At2g15820, chloroplastic isoform X2: MLRILNAQRKWFRQHDGTYIAVHCMRIRENEAAFRVYKWMMQQHWFRFDFALATKLADYLGKERKHLKCREIFDDIINQGRVPCESTFHILIIAYLSSPEPSVLDEACSIYNRMVHLGGYKPRLNLHNSLFKALLGKTQGSSKHFLKQAEFIYQNLNSSGLEIHRDIFGGLIWLHSYQDVVDMERIDVLRAEMQSRGIKESKEVIVSVLRACSKDGNVEEAEKTWSRLVNPPSQAFVYRMEVYAKIGKPTKSFEVFRRMQEQLGSTSVAAYHKIIEVLSKYQKLDLADSIMSEFINSDTKQLIPSFIDLMGMYSVAGLHEKLESTFLRYREVCPPNLTIFNIYLDSLVHTGNLKPAEEIFKEMRSDVAIGVNSRSCNSILRGYLTSGEYVKAEKIYNLMCQKKYEIEIESSLMERLVYFLSLREKVVEEPIRPKLTPEQREVLTGLLLGGLQIIRSDGKKRLHAIHFEFNEELKVHSILKGHIHDKFHEWLGSHDDIPSSFTTISHSYFTFYADQFWPDGHPCIPKLIHRWLSPRVLAYWYMYGGYRTSSGDILLRVKGSPEGVVSIVKALKVKSLDCRVKKRGRVFWIGFLGNNATFFWKMVEPFILDELKELLKAGGNLDGSLGPEFGEKNSDYSDADTL, translated from the coding sequence GTTTACAAATGGATGATGCAGCAACATTGGTTTCGATTTGATTTTGCTCTAGCTACGAAGCTAGCAGATTACTTGGGTAAGGAACGAAAGCACTTGAAGTGCCGGGAGATTTTTGATGACATAATTAATCAGGGGCGAGTGCCTTGTGAATCTACATTCCATATTCTCATTATTGCCTATCTTAGTTCACCTGAACCATCGGTGTTAGATGAAGCATGTAGCATCTACAATCGCATGGTGCACTTGGGAGGTTATAAGCCTCGACTTAACTTACACAATTCTCTTTTCAAAGCTCTTTTGGGGAAGACACAGGGCTCGAGTAAACACTTTTTGAAACAGGCTGAATTTATATACCAGAACTTGAATTCCTCTGGATTGGAAATACACAGAGATATTTTTGGCGGTCTTATATGGCTTCACAGTTATCAAGATGTGGTGGATATGGAAAGAATTGATGTGCTAAGGGCAGAGATGCAATCAAGAGGAATTAAGGAGAGCAAAGAGGTAATTGTTTCAGTTTTAAGAGCTTGCTCAAAGGACGGGAACGTGGAGGAAGCAGAAAAAACTTGGTCAAGACTCGTCAATCCTCCTTCTCAAGCTTTTGTTTATCGAATGGAAGTCTACGCAAAGATCGGAAAACCTACAAAGTCATTTGAAGTATTTAGGAGGATGCAGGAACAACTGGGGTCCACCTCCGTTGCAGCATACCATAAAATAATAGAAGTGTTGTCTAAATATCAAAAACTAGACCTTGCAGATTCTATCATGTCCGAGTTCATAAACAGTGATACGAAACAGCTGATCCCATCATTCATCGATTTGATGGGGATGTACTCTGTTGCAGGTTTACACGAGAAACTAGAATCTACCTTTCTCCGGTACCGTGAAGTCTGCCCTCCGAATTTAACGATTTTTAACATTTATTTGGATTCGTTGGTGCACACTGGCAATCTAAAACCAGCTGAAGAAATCTTCAAAGAAATGCGCAGTGACGTGGCCATTGGTGTTAATTCTCGTTCTTGCAACAGTATTTTGAGAGGCTATCTGACCTCTGGAGAGTATGTGAAGGCAGAAAAGATATACAATTTGATGTGCCAAAAGAAATACGAGATCGAGATTGAATCTTCGTTGATGGAAAGACTTGTCTATTTTCTAAGCTTGCGGGAGAAAGTCGTTGAAGAACCTATTAGGCCGAAGCTCACACCAGAACAACGAGAAGTTTTGACGGGGTTGCTTCTCGGGGGTTTGCAAATTATTAGATCAGATGGAAAGAAGAGATTGCATGCAATACATTTTGAGTTTAATGAAGAGTTGAAAGTCCATTCCATTTTAAAGGGACACATACATGATAAATTTCACGAATGGTTAGGCTCTCATGATGACATCCCTAGTTCTTTTACTACCATTTCACATTCTTATTTTACTTTCTATGCTGATCAGTTTTGGCCCGATGGACATCCTTGTATACCAAAACTTATACATAGATGGTTGTCGCCTCGTGTTCTTGCTTATTGGTATATGTATGGTGGTTACCGGACATCATCTGGTGATATTCTATTGAGAGTAAAGGGAAGTCCAGAGGGTGTTGTGAGTATTGTTAAAGCACTGAAAGTCAAATCATTAGATTGTCGAGTGAAAAAGAGGGGGAGAGTCTTTTGGATAGGTTTTCTGGGGAACAATGCTACATTCTTTTGGAAGATGGTAGAGCCCTTTATTCTTGATGAATTAAAGGAACTCCTTAAAGCAGGTGGCAACTTAGATGGATCCCTAGGGCCGGAGTTTGGCGAGAAGAATTCAGATTATAGTGATGCTGACACGTTGTAG
- the LOC132065424 gene encoding uncharacterized protein At4g22758-like has translation MYSPRNYRRGSSEEKMNRKGKYLSEKSMSFHGQSSEMITSELLRRPRTVPDLLSTSRLITNTGTSPEVKDKLKLTKLLLNVTIQRSIGPVQVLISLESTVQDLIAAALRQYSKEGRRPVLTSSNPADYDLHYSQFSLESLDREEKLMGLGSRNFFLCPKTSKANGAVTASSSSCAKQADKVTATKISLPWLKFMDFML, from the exons aTGTACTCTCCGAGAAATTACCGGAGAGGTAGTAGTGAGGAGAAGATGAATCGTAAGGGAAAGTACTTGTCAGAGAAATCCATGTCGTTTCACGGACAAAGCTCAGAGATGATCACATCGGAGTTGCTGAGAAGGCCTAGAACTGTACCGGATTTGCTCTCCACGAGTAGGCTTATTACTAATACAGGAACTTCACCGGAAGTGAAGGATAAGTTGAAGTTGACGAAGTTACTGTTAAATGTTACGATTCAGAGAAGTATTGGTCCTGTACAGGTTTTAATATCGCTTGAATCAACGGTTCAGGATCTTATTGCTGCAGCTCTCCGGCAATACTCTAAAGAAGGAAGACGTCCGGTTCTTACCTCCAGCAATCCTGCAGATTATGATCTTCATTACTCCCAGTTCAGCTTAGAAA GTTTGGACAGGGAGGAGAAGCTGATGGGATTAGGATCAAGGAATTTTTTTCTGTGCCCAAAAACGTCAAAAGCTAATGGTGCCGTAACGGCGTCGTCTTCCAGCTGTGCAAAGCAAGCTGATAAAGTTACTGCTACAAAGATTTCATTGCCTTGGCTTAAATTCATGGATTTCATGCTGTGA
- the LOC132065420 gene encoding pentatricopeptide repeat-containing protein At2g15820, chloroplastic isoform X5: MCIHENEAAFRVYKWMMQQHWFRFDFALATKLADYLGKERKHLKCREIFDDIINQGRVPCESTFHILIIAYLSSPEPSVLDEACSIYNRMVHLGGYKPRLNLHNSLFKALLGKTQGSSKHFLKQAEFIYQNLNSSGLEIHRDIFGGLIWLHSYQDVVDMERIDVLRAEMQSRGIKESKEVIVSVLRACSKDGNVEEAEKTWSRLVNPPSQAFVYRMEVYAKIGKPTKSFEVFRRMQEQLGSTSVAAYHKIIEVLSKYQKLDLADSIMSEFINSDTKQLIPSFIDLMGMYSVAGLHEKLESTFLRYREVCPPNLTIFNIYLDSLVHTGNLKPAEEIFKEMRSDVAIGVNSRSCNSILRGYLTSGEYVKAEKIYNLMCQKKYEIEIESSLMERLVYFLSLREKVVEEPIRPKLTPEQREVLTGLLLGGLQIIRSDGKKRLHAIHFEFNEELKVHSILKGHIHDKFHEWLGSHDDIPSSFTTISHSYFTFYADQFWPDGHPCIPKLIHRWLSPRVLAYWYMYGGYRTSSGDILLRVKGSPEGVVSIVKALKVKSLDCRVKKRGRVFWIGFLGNNATFFWKMVEPFILDELKELLKAGGNLDGSLGPEFGEKNSDYSDADTL, translated from the exons ATGTGTATTCACGAAAATGAAGCTGCTTTTAGG GTTTACAAATGGATGATGCAGCAACATTGGTTTCGATTTGATTTTGCTCTAGCTACGAAGCTAGCAGATTACTTGGGTAAGGAACGAAAGCACTTGAAGTGCCGGGAGATTTTTGATGACATAATTAATCAGGGGCGAGTGCCTTGTGAATCTACATTCCATATTCTCATTATTGCCTATCTTAGTTCACCTGAACCATCGGTGTTAGATGAAGCATGTAGCATCTACAATCGCATGGTGCACTTGGGAGGTTATAAGCCTCGACTTAACTTACACAATTCTCTTTTCAAAGCTCTTTTGGGGAAGACACAGGGCTCGAGTAAACACTTTTTGAAACAGGCTGAATTTATATACCAGAACTTGAATTCCTCTGGATTGGAAATACACAGAGATATTTTTGGCGGTCTTATATGGCTTCACAGTTATCAAGATGTGGTGGATATGGAAAGAATTGATGTGCTAAGGGCAGAGATGCAATCAAGAGGAATTAAGGAGAGCAAAGAGGTAATTGTTTCAGTTTTAAGAGCTTGCTCAAAGGACGGGAACGTGGAGGAAGCAGAAAAAACTTGGTCAAGACTCGTCAATCCTCCTTCTCAAGCTTTTGTTTATCGAATGGAAGTCTACGCAAAGATCGGAAAACCTACAAAGTCATTTGAAGTATTTAGGAGGATGCAGGAACAACTGGGGTCCACCTCCGTTGCAGCATACCATAAAATAATAGAAGTGTTGTCTAAATATCAAAAACTAGACCTTGCAGATTCTATCATGTCCGAGTTCATAAACAGTGATACGAAACAGCTGATCCCATCATTCATCGATTTGATGGGGATGTACTCTGTTGCAGGTTTACACGAGAAACTAGAATCTACCTTTCTCCGGTACCGTGAAGTCTGCCCTCCGAATTTAACGATTTTTAACATTTATTTGGATTCGTTGGTGCACACTGGCAATCTAAAACCAGCTGAAGAAATCTTCAAAGAAATGCGCAGTGACGTGGCCATTGGTGTTAATTCTCGTTCTTGCAACAGTATTTTGAGAGGCTATCTGACCTCTGGAGAGTATGTGAAGGCAGAAAAGATATACAATTTGATGTGCCAAAAGAAATACGAGATCGAGATTGAATCTTCGTTGATGGAAAGACTTGTCTATTTTCTAAGCTTGCGGGAGAAAGTCGTTGAAGAACCTATTAGGCCGAAGCTCACACCAGAACAACGAGAAGTTTTGACGGGGTTGCTTCTCGGGGGTTTGCAAATTATTAGATCAGATGGAAAGAAGAGATTGCATGCAATACATTTTGAGTTTAATGAAGAGTTGAAAGTCCATTCCATTTTAAAGGGACACATACATGATAAATTTCACGAATGGTTAGGCTCTCATGATGACATCCCTAGTTCTTTTACTACCATTTCACATTCTTATTTTACTTTCTATGCTGATCAGTTTTGGCCCGATGGACATCCTTGTATACCAAAACTTATACATAGATGGTTGTCGCCTCGTGTTCTTGCTTATTGGTATATGTATGGTGGTTACCGGACATCATCTGGTGATATTCTATTGAGAGTAAAGGGAAGTCCAGAGGGTGTTGTGAGTATTGTTAAAGCACTGAAAGTCAAATCATTAGATTGTCGAGTGAAAAAGAGGGGGAGAGTCTTTTGGATAGGTTTTCTGGGGAACAATGCTACATTCTTTTGGAAGATGGTAGAGCCCTTTATTCTTGATGAATTAAAGGAACTCCTTAAAGCAGGTGGCAACTTAGATGGATCCCTAGGGCCGGAGTTTGGCGAGAAGAATTCAGATTATAGTGATGCTGACACGTTGTAG
- the LOC132065420 gene encoding pentatricopeptide repeat-containing protein At2g15820, chloroplastic isoform X6, whose translation MRIRENEAAFRVYKWMMQQHWFRFDFALATKLADYLGKERKHLKCREIFDDIINQGRVPCESTFHILIIAYLSSPEPSVLDEACSIYNRMVHLGGYKPRLNLHNSLFKALLGKTQGSSKHFLKQAEFIYQNLNSSGLEIHRDIFGGLIWLHSYQDVVDMERIDVLRAEMQSRGIKESKEVIVSVLRACSKDGNVEEAEKTWSRLVNPPSQAFVYRMEVYAKIGKPTKSFEVFRRMQEQLGSTSVAAYHKIIEVLSKYQKLDLADSIMSEFINSDTKQLIPSFIDLMGMYSVAGLHEKLESTFLRYREVCPPNLTIFNIYLDSLVHTGNLKPAEEIFKEMRSDVAIGVNSRSCNSILRGYLTSGEYVKAEKIYNLMCQKKYEIEIESSLMERLVYFLSLREKVVEEPIRPKLTPEQREVLTGLLLGGLQIIRSDGKKRLHAIHFEFNEELKVHSILKGHIHDKFHEWLGSHDDIPSSFTTISHSYFTFYADQFWPDGHPCIPKLIHRWLSPRVLAYWYMYGGYRTSSGDILLRVKGSPEGVVSIVKALKVKSLDCRVKKRGRVFWIGFLGNNATFFWKMVEPFILDELKELLKAGGNLDGSLGPEFGEKNSDYSDADTL comes from the coding sequence GTTTACAAATGGATGATGCAGCAACATTGGTTTCGATTTGATTTTGCTCTAGCTACGAAGCTAGCAGATTACTTGGGTAAGGAACGAAAGCACTTGAAGTGCCGGGAGATTTTTGATGACATAATTAATCAGGGGCGAGTGCCTTGTGAATCTACATTCCATATTCTCATTATTGCCTATCTTAGTTCACCTGAACCATCGGTGTTAGATGAAGCATGTAGCATCTACAATCGCATGGTGCACTTGGGAGGTTATAAGCCTCGACTTAACTTACACAATTCTCTTTTCAAAGCTCTTTTGGGGAAGACACAGGGCTCGAGTAAACACTTTTTGAAACAGGCTGAATTTATATACCAGAACTTGAATTCCTCTGGATTGGAAATACACAGAGATATTTTTGGCGGTCTTATATGGCTTCACAGTTATCAAGATGTGGTGGATATGGAAAGAATTGATGTGCTAAGGGCAGAGATGCAATCAAGAGGAATTAAGGAGAGCAAAGAGGTAATTGTTTCAGTTTTAAGAGCTTGCTCAAAGGACGGGAACGTGGAGGAAGCAGAAAAAACTTGGTCAAGACTCGTCAATCCTCCTTCTCAAGCTTTTGTTTATCGAATGGAAGTCTACGCAAAGATCGGAAAACCTACAAAGTCATTTGAAGTATTTAGGAGGATGCAGGAACAACTGGGGTCCACCTCCGTTGCAGCATACCATAAAATAATAGAAGTGTTGTCTAAATATCAAAAACTAGACCTTGCAGATTCTATCATGTCCGAGTTCATAAACAGTGATACGAAACAGCTGATCCCATCATTCATCGATTTGATGGGGATGTACTCTGTTGCAGGTTTACACGAGAAACTAGAATCTACCTTTCTCCGGTACCGTGAAGTCTGCCCTCCGAATTTAACGATTTTTAACATTTATTTGGATTCGTTGGTGCACACTGGCAATCTAAAACCAGCTGAAGAAATCTTCAAAGAAATGCGCAGTGACGTGGCCATTGGTGTTAATTCTCGTTCTTGCAACAGTATTTTGAGAGGCTATCTGACCTCTGGAGAGTATGTGAAGGCAGAAAAGATATACAATTTGATGTGCCAAAAGAAATACGAGATCGAGATTGAATCTTCGTTGATGGAAAGACTTGTCTATTTTCTAAGCTTGCGGGAGAAAGTCGTTGAAGAACCTATTAGGCCGAAGCTCACACCAGAACAACGAGAAGTTTTGACGGGGTTGCTTCTCGGGGGTTTGCAAATTATTAGATCAGATGGAAAGAAGAGATTGCATGCAATACATTTTGAGTTTAATGAAGAGTTGAAAGTCCATTCCATTTTAAAGGGACACATACATGATAAATTTCACGAATGGTTAGGCTCTCATGATGACATCCCTAGTTCTTTTACTACCATTTCACATTCTTATTTTACTTTCTATGCTGATCAGTTTTGGCCCGATGGACATCCTTGTATACCAAAACTTATACATAGATGGTTGTCGCCTCGTGTTCTTGCTTATTGGTATATGTATGGTGGTTACCGGACATCATCTGGTGATATTCTATTGAGAGTAAAGGGAAGTCCAGAGGGTGTTGTGAGTATTGTTAAAGCACTGAAAGTCAAATCATTAGATTGTCGAGTGAAAAAGAGGGGGAGAGTCTTTTGGATAGGTTTTCTGGGGAACAATGCTACATTCTTTTGGAAGATGGTAGAGCCCTTTATTCTTGATGAATTAAAGGAACTCCTTAAAGCAGGTGGCAACTTAGATGGATCCCTAGGGCCGGAGTTTGGCGAGAAGAATTCAGATTATAGTGATGCTGACACGTTGTAG
- the LOC132065420 gene encoding pentatricopeptide repeat-containing protein At2g15820, chloroplastic isoform X3, whose amino-acid sequence MVRILNAQRKWFRQHDGTYIAIYCMRIRENDAAFRVYKWMMQQHWFRFDFALATKLADYLGKERKHLKCREIFDDIINQGRVPCESTFHILIIAYLSSPEPSVLDEACSIYNRMVHLGGYKPRLNLHNSLFKALLGKTQGSSKHFLKQAEFIYQNLNSSGLEIHRDIFGGLIWLHSYQDVVDMERIDVLRAEMQSRGIKESKEVIVSVLRACSKDGNVEEAEKTWSRLVNPPSQAFVYRMEVYAKIGKPTKSFEVFRRMQEQLGSTSVAAYHKIIEVLSKYQKLDLADSIMSEFINSDTKQLIPSFIDLMGMYSVAGLHEKLESTFLRYREVCPPNLTIFNIYLDSLVHTGNLKPAEEIFKEMRSDVAIGVNSRSCNSILRGYLTSGEYVKAEKIYNLMCQKKYEIEIESSLMERLVYFLSLREKVVEEPIRPKLTPEQREVLTGLLLGGLQIIRSDGKKRLHAIHFEFNEELKVHSILKGHIHDKFHEWLGSHDDIPSSFTTISHSYFTFYADQFWPDGHPCIPKLIHRWLSPRVLAYWYMYGGYRTSSGDILLRVKGSPEGVVSIVKALKVKSLDCRVKKRGRVFWIGFLGNNATFFWKMVEPFILDELKELLKAGGNLDGSLGPEFGEKNSDYSDADTL is encoded by the coding sequence GTTTACAAATGGATGATGCAGCAACATTGGTTTCGATTTGATTTTGCTCTAGCTACGAAGCTAGCAGATTACTTGGGTAAGGAACGAAAGCACTTGAAGTGCCGGGAGATTTTTGATGACATAATTAATCAGGGGCGAGTGCCTTGTGAATCTACATTCCATATTCTCATTATTGCCTATCTTAGTTCACCTGAACCATCGGTGTTAGATGAAGCATGTAGCATCTACAATCGCATGGTGCACTTGGGAGGTTATAAGCCTCGACTTAACTTACACAATTCTCTTTTCAAAGCTCTTTTGGGGAAGACACAGGGCTCGAGTAAACACTTTTTGAAACAGGCTGAATTTATATACCAGAACTTGAATTCCTCTGGATTGGAAATACACAGAGATATTTTTGGCGGTCTTATATGGCTTCACAGTTATCAAGATGTGGTGGATATGGAAAGAATTGATGTGCTAAGGGCAGAGATGCAATCAAGAGGAATTAAGGAGAGCAAAGAGGTAATTGTTTCAGTTTTAAGAGCTTGCTCAAAGGACGGGAACGTGGAGGAAGCAGAAAAAACTTGGTCAAGACTCGTCAATCCTCCTTCTCAAGCTTTTGTTTATCGAATGGAAGTCTACGCAAAGATCGGAAAACCTACAAAGTCATTTGAAGTATTTAGGAGGATGCAGGAACAACTGGGGTCCACCTCCGTTGCAGCATACCATAAAATAATAGAAGTGTTGTCTAAATATCAAAAACTAGACCTTGCAGATTCTATCATGTCCGAGTTCATAAACAGTGATACGAAACAGCTGATCCCATCATTCATCGATTTGATGGGGATGTACTCTGTTGCAGGTTTACACGAGAAACTAGAATCTACCTTTCTCCGGTACCGTGAAGTCTGCCCTCCGAATTTAACGATTTTTAACATTTATTTGGATTCGTTGGTGCACACTGGCAATCTAAAACCAGCTGAAGAAATCTTCAAAGAAATGCGCAGTGACGTGGCCATTGGTGTTAATTCTCGTTCTTGCAACAGTATTTTGAGAGGCTATCTGACCTCTGGAGAGTATGTGAAGGCAGAAAAGATATACAATTTGATGTGCCAAAAGAAATACGAGATCGAGATTGAATCTTCGTTGATGGAAAGACTTGTCTATTTTCTAAGCTTGCGGGAGAAAGTCGTTGAAGAACCTATTAGGCCGAAGCTCACACCAGAACAACGAGAAGTTTTGACGGGGTTGCTTCTCGGGGGTTTGCAAATTATTAGATCAGATGGAAAGAAGAGATTGCATGCAATACATTTTGAGTTTAATGAAGAGTTGAAAGTCCATTCCATTTTAAAGGGACACATACATGATAAATTTCACGAATGGTTAGGCTCTCATGATGACATCCCTAGTTCTTTTACTACCATTTCACATTCTTATTTTACTTTCTATGCTGATCAGTTTTGGCCCGATGGACATCCTTGTATACCAAAACTTATACATAGATGGTTGTCGCCTCGTGTTCTTGCTTATTGGTATATGTATGGTGGTTACCGGACATCATCTGGTGATATTCTATTGAGAGTAAAGGGAAGTCCAGAGGGTGTTGTGAGTATTGTTAAAGCACTGAAAGTCAAATCATTAGATTGTCGAGTGAAAAAGAGGGGGAGAGTCTTTTGGATAGGTTTTCTGGGGAACAATGCTACATTCTTTTGGAAGATGGTAGAGCCCTTTATTCTTGATGAATTAAAGGAACTCCTTAAAGCAGGTGGCAACTTAGATGGATCCCTAGGGCCGGAGTTTGGCGAGAAGAATTCAGATTATAGTGATGCTGACACGTTGTAG
- the LOC132065423 gene encoding uncharacterized protein At4g22758-like, whose translation MYSPRNYRRSSSDEKINRKGKYLSEKSMSFHGQSSEMITSELLRRPRTVPDLLSLSRLITTTGTSPEVKDKLKLTKLLLNVTIQRSIGPVQVLISLESTVQDLIAAALRQYSKEGRRPVLTSSNPADYDLHYSQFSLESLDREEKLMGLGSRNFFLCPKMSKANGAVTASSSSCAKQAEKVTATKISLPWLKFMNFMM comes from the exons ATGTATTCTCCGAGAAATTACCGGAGAAGTAGTAGTGACGAGAAGATCAATCGGAAGGGGAAGTACTTATCAGAGAAATCCATGTCATTCCACGGACAAAGCTCAGAGATGATCACATCGGAGTTGCTGAGAAGGCCTAGAACTGTACCTGATTTGCTCTCCTTGAGTAGGCTTATTACTACTACAGGAACATCACCGGAAGTGAAGGATAAGTTGAAGTTGACGAAGTTACTGTTAAATGTTACGATTCAGAGAAGTATTGGTCCTGTACAGGTTTTAATATCGCTTGAATCAACGGTTCAGGATCTTATTGCTGCAGCTCTCCGGCAATACTCTAAAGAAGGAAGACGTCCGGTTCTTACCTCCAGCAATCCTGCAGATTATGATCTTCATTACTCGCAGTTCAGCTTAGAAA GTTTGGACAGGGAGGAGAAGCTGATGGGATTAGGTTCAAGAAACTTTTTTCTGTGTCCAAAAATGTCAAAAGCTAACGGTGCCGTAACGGCGTCGTCTTCTAGCTGTGCAAAGCAAGCTGAGAAAGTTACTGCTACAAAGATTTCATTGCCTTGGcttaaattcatgaatttcatgatgtGA